A window of Streptomyces gilvosporeus contains these coding sequences:
- a CDS encoding acyl-CoA dehydrogenase family protein, producing the protein MTEPHGTTTGAHSRAPREESGGAHGALLASFVAEHSAPGGLLDAARWEAPGSPPVRELLATAGGAGLFRAAWRGDGALARAVALHTAFARAGNGAPGAAVLTHLEVSARLLAGLLPDDSALHTRLLDGTSTASLAVTEPDAPGSDLSSLRTEVRGREGALRVSGEKWFISNAPHADLLLVLAADPDRLTSGREGPALLLVDADAPGVRTEPVEGCGHHGLTGRLTLDEAPVRSVPAPAGRAMLLLGRHWIHERVMLAVRMAALAAAVLEHTAEGARTRHTFGAPLTANQHVRFTLAALRAETEEVRAAALQAVRLLESGGCPAAYAAACKYRAAEVLRRVADEAVQLAGADAYVTGHPAERALRDGEGLALAGGTDELMLMQIERG; encoded by the coding sequence ATGACTGAGCCGCACGGCACCACCACGGGGGCGCACAGCAGGGCGCCGCGCGAGGAGAGCGGAGGTGCCCACGGCGCCCTCCTCGCGTCCTTCGTCGCGGAGCACTCCGCCCCCGGCGGGCTGCTGGACGCCGCCCGCTGGGAGGCGCCCGGATCGCCTCCCGTACGGGAACTGCTGGCGACGGCGGGCGGCGCGGGGCTCTTCCGCGCGGCCTGGCGCGGCGACGGCGCCCTGGCGCGGGCCGTCGCCCTGCACACCGCGTTCGCCCGCGCGGGCAACGGCGCCCCCGGCGCGGCCGTCCTCACCCACCTGGAGGTGAGCGCCCGCCTGCTGGCCGGACTGCTGCCCGACGACTCCGCGCTGCACACCCGCCTCCTGGACGGCACCTCGACGGCCTCCCTCGCCGTCACCGAACCGGACGCACCGGGCAGCGACCTCTCCTCGCTGCGCACCGAAGTGCGGGGCCGCGAGGGCGCGTTGCGGGTCAGCGGCGAGAAGTGGTTCATCAGCAACGCGCCCCACGCCGACCTGCTGCTCGTCCTCGCCGCCGACCCCGACCGGCTCACCTCGGGCCGCGAGGGCCCCGCCCTGCTGCTGGTGGACGCGGACGCACCCGGTGTACGGACCGAGCCCGTCGAGGGCTGCGGCCACCACGGGCTCACCGGGCGCCTCACCCTCGACGAGGCGCCCGTGCGCTCCGTACCGGCACCGGCCGGGCGCGCGATGCTGCTGCTGGGGCGGCACTGGATCCACGAGCGGGTGATGCTCGCGGTCCGGATGGCGGCGCTCGCCGCCGCCGTGCTGGAGCACACCGCCGAGGGCGCGCGCACCCGGCACACCTTCGGGGCCCCGCTCACCGCCAACCAGCACGTGCGCTTCACCCTCGCCGCGCTGCGCGCCGAGACGGAGGAAGTGCGCGCCGCCGCGCTCCAGGCCGTCCGCCTGCTGGAGTCCGGCGGCTGCCCGGCGGCCTACGCGGCGGCCTGCAAATACCGCGCCGCCGAGGTACTGCGCCGGGTCGCGGACGAGGCGGTGCAGCTGGCCGGCGCCGACGCGTACGTCACCGGACATCCGGCGGAGCGCGCGCTGCGCGACGGCGAGGGCCTGGCCCTCGCGGGCGGTACGGATGAACTGATGCTCATGCAGATCGAAAGGGGATGA
- a CDS encoding thioesterase II family protein, producing MKLFLLPPAGASAATFRAWPGALEGDAEVVPVELPGRGARIGEPPCDGLPALIRELAEVHTPSQGAWAVVGHSMGALLGAGWAAAATRAGRPPAFLVVSASAPPWLHSTAAELEGSDEELWQRVDALGGLPPAIRDNPLARRLFGRALTADVTASARYRPSAPEPVGCPVVAVRGAADALVGAELLAGWSGLTRESGHPFRTVTLPGGHFYRAGVDDLIPLVRDLVAVHAPAERARVNAPRGS from the coding sequence GTGAAGCTCTTCCTGCTGCCCCCGGCGGGCGCCTCGGCGGCCACCTTCCGTGCCTGGCCCGGCGCGCTGGAGGGGGACGCCGAGGTGGTCCCGGTCGAACTGCCCGGCCGGGGCGCCCGGATCGGCGAACCCCCGTGTGACGGGCTGCCGGCCCTGATCCGGGAGCTCGCCGAGGTCCACACCCCGTCGCAGGGCGCATGGGCTGTGGTCGGGCACAGCATGGGCGCCCTGCTCGGTGCGGGCTGGGCGGCCGCCGCGACCCGCGCCGGGCGGCCCCCCGCCTTCCTGGTGGTCAGCGCCTCCGCCCCGCCCTGGCTGCACTCCACGGCCGCCGAACTGGAGGGCAGCGACGAGGAGTTGTGGCAGCGGGTGGACGCGCTGGGCGGACTGCCGCCCGCGATCCGCGACAACCCCCTCGCCCGCCGCCTCTTCGGCCGCGCCCTCACGGCGGACGTCACCGCCTCGGCCCGCTACCGCCCGTCGGCGCCGGAGCCGGTCGGCTGCCCGGTCGTGGCGGTGCGGGGCGCGGCGGACGCGCTGGTCGGGGCGGAGCTGCTGGCGGGCTGGTCGGGCCTGACCCGGGAATCCGGGCACCCCTTCCGCACCGTCACCCTGCCCGGCGGGCACTTCTACCGTGCGGGAGTGGACGACCTGATTCCCCTGGTGCGGGACCTGGTGGCGGTGCACGCGCCGGCTGAACGCGCCCGGGTGAACGCGCCTAGAGGAAGCTGA
- a CDS encoding acyl-CoA dehydrogenase family protein yields MTVQGALHGAGTGWFTPAEEELRKEISAHLAAEVLPQVAEWERAGELPLREVLTALGTRGWLGARFSRVRGGGGRTLWDHVVLAECLGELPCDSLGMAVTVHQDMVAPLLADSGTEEAVDRFLRPALRGTHVLAHAVSEAGAGSDVAAVAATAAPTDDGYELTGTKRWVTAGRYADSFAVLARLPEARGPFGHVLLMVPADAEGVSVRPGPPTLGMRAAGLAGEVRFDGVRVPAAHRIGGHGLGLVTQLRQFEQERILASCRALAIASRLLARTREHLEGRETFGAPVASRQDVSFRLARLRAAVESARQLTYTAADRWATGGDYRPLSAAAKLRSSRLVRETARLCVHLHGTEGQLTDSAVNRSWRDARLFSLSTGSDEMMLTTLARLEGWDD; encoded by the coding sequence ATGACCGTACAGGGCGCCCTGCACGGCGCCGGGACGGGCTGGTTCACCCCGGCGGAGGAGGAGCTGCGCAAGGAGATCTCCGCGCATCTGGCCGCCGAGGTCCTCCCGCAGGTGGCGGAGTGGGAGCGCGCGGGAGAGCTGCCGCTGCGCGAGGTGCTCACCGCGCTGGGCACCCGCGGCTGGCTCGGGGCCCGCTTCTCGCGCGTACGGGGCGGCGGCGGACGCACGCTGTGGGACCACGTGGTGCTCGCCGAATGCCTCGGCGAGCTGCCGTGCGACAGCCTCGGCATGGCGGTCACCGTGCACCAGGACATGGTCGCCCCCCTGCTCGCCGACTCCGGCACCGAGGAGGCGGTCGACCGCTTCCTGCGCCCCGCGCTGCGCGGTACGCACGTCCTGGCGCACGCCGTCTCCGAGGCGGGCGCGGGCTCCGACGTGGCGGCGGTCGCCGCCACCGCCGCGCCCACGGACGACGGATACGAACTCACCGGCACCAAGCGCTGGGTGACCGCCGGACGGTACGCCGACTCCTTCGCCGTCCTGGCCCGCCTCCCCGAGGCGCGCGGGCCCTTCGGGCATGTGCTGCTGATGGTCCCGGCCGACGCCGAGGGCGTGAGCGTACGCCCCGGGCCGCCGACCCTCGGCATGCGCGCGGCGGGCCTCGCGGGCGAGGTCCGCTTCGACGGCGTACGGGTGCCGGCGGCCCACCGGATCGGCGGCCACGGGCTCGGACTCGTCACCCAGCTGCGCCAGTTCGAGCAGGAGCGGATCCTCGCCTCCTGCCGGGCCCTCGCCATCGCCTCCCGGCTGCTGGCCCGCACCAGGGAACACCTGGAGGGGCGCGAGACGTTCGGCGCCCCCGTCGCCTCCCGGCAGGACGTCTCCTTCCGCCTGGCCCGGCTGCGGGCGGCGGTGGAGTCGGCGCGCCAGCTCACCTACACCGCCGCCGACCGCTGGGCGACCGGCGGCGACTACCGCCCGCTGTCCGCCGCCGCCAAGCTGCGCTCCAGCCGTCTCGTACGGGAGACGGCCCGGCTCTGCGTCCATCTGCACGGCACCGAGGGGCAGTTGACCGACTCCGCGGTGAACCGGTCCTGGCGGGACGCGCGCCTGTTCTCCCTGTCGACCGGATCGGACGAAATGATGCTGACCACGCTGGCCCGGTTGGAGGGCTGGGATGACTGA
- a CDS encoding class I SAM-dependent methyltransferase — MTRQMTTWNAERYDTEFAYVSALAGGVTELLAARPGERILDLGCGTGEIAAELRDHGCEMVLVDSDPAMVDAATARLGQPAILADGHDFAVDRPVDAVFSNAALHWMLRPAEVVARVRAALRPGGRFVAEMGGAGNCQGVVDALRAALDERGLAEGMRSPWYFPEPEEYRALLAEHGFKVTAMEHFPRLTAMAADAGGVVGWLRMFGGTLTAHVPEDQLEAVLERAGELAAPGLLRDGVWYVDYYRLRFAAVAQG, encoded by the coding sequence ATGACCAGACAGATGACCACCTGGAACGCCGAGAGGTACGACACCGAGTTCGCCTATGTCTCCGCCCTCGCGGGCGGGGTCACCGAGCTGCTGGCGGCCCGCCCCGGGGAGAGGATCCTCGACCTGGGCTGCGGCACCGGCGAGATCGCCGCCGAACTGCGCGACCACGGCTGCGAGATGGTGCTCGTGGACAGCGACCCGGCCATGGTCGACGCGGCGACCGCCCGCCTCGGACAGCCGGCGATCCTCGCCGACGGACACGACTTCGCCGTCGACCGCCCCGTCGACGCGGTCTTCTCCAACGCGGCCCTGCACTGGATGCTGCGCCCCGCCGAGGTCGTCGCCCGGGTGCGGGCGGCGCTGCGCCCCGGCGGCCGCTTCGTGGCCGAGATGGGCGGCGCGGGCAACTGCCAGGGCGTCGTCGATGCGCTGCGCGCGGCCTTGGACGAGCGCGGCCTGGCCGAGGGAATGCGCTCGCCCTGGTACTTCCCGGAACCCGAGGAGTACCGCGCGCTGCTGGCGGAGCACGGCTTCAAGGTGACCGCGATGGAGCACTTCCCCCGGCTCACCGCCATGGCGGCGGACGCCGGCGGAGTGGTCGGCTGGCTGCGGATGTTCGGCGGCACGCTCACCGCGCACGTCCCCGAGGACCAGCTGGAGGCCGTACTGGAGCGGGCGGGCGAACTGGCGGCCCCCGGGCTGCTGCGCGACGGCGTCTGGTACGTCGACTACTACCGGCTGCGCTTCGCGGCGGTGGCGCAGGGGTGA